From the Pseudarthrobacter sp. MM222 genome, one window contains:
- a CDS encoding CsbD family protein has protein sequence MGLGDKIHNAAEKLHGKGKQAAGEATGNERLRAEGKSRQVKADLKQAGEKIKDAFKKH, from the coding sequence ATGGGATTGGGTGACAAGATCCACAATGCCGCTGAGAAACTCCACGGCAAGGGCAAACAAGCTGCCGGCGAAGCCACCGGCAACGAACGGTTGAGGGCCGAAGGCAAAAGCCGGCAGGTCAAAGCCGACCTGAAGCAGGCCGGCGAAAAAATCAAAGACGCTTTCAAGAAACACTGA
- a CDS encoding GntR family transcriptional regulator produces MAGATAPLLGLEKKSLREQALAALRTAITSGELAPGRHLVETELSEMLQISRGTLREALRQLEQEGLLSAGPRGRLSVRHLDAKEIRDIFSVRAALESLAARTLCELPDRDYVIRSLRTAIGAMEAATHGTLEERIETDMDFHRTMCLLTGNETLLHSWESLEGSIRMSIMFAGLDKGVKNMSVDRHHEIVAAIETGDATLARNTIRDHMDQAADNLVA; encoded by the coding sequence ATGGCCGGAGCAACAGCACCCCTGCTGGGACTGGAAAAGAAGAGCCTCCGCGAGCAGGCGTTGGCTGCCCTGCGCACCGCCATCACGAGCGGAGAGCTGGCGCCGGGGCGGCATTTGGTCGAAACCGAATTGTCGGAGATGCTCCAGATCAGCCGGGGAACCCTCCGTGAGGCGCTGCGGCAACTCGAGCAGGAAGGCCTGCTCTCTGCCGGACCCCGCGGTCGCCTCTCCGTGCGCCACCTCGACGCCAAGGAAATCCGGGACATTTTCTCCGTGCGCGCGGCTCTGGAATCGTTGGCTGCCCGGACGCTGTGCGAGCTTCCGGACCGGGACTACGTCATCCGTTCGCTCCGCACCGCCATCGGCGCGATGGAGGCGGCCACCCACGGCACCCTCGAGGAGCGCATCGAAACCGACATGGACTTCCATCGGACCATGTGCCTCCTCACGGGAAACGAGACGCTGCTGCACTCCTGGGAATCGCTGGAGGGCTCCATCCGGATGTCCATCATGTTCGCTGGCCTGGACAAGGGCGTCAAAAACATGAGCGTGGACAGGCACCACGAGATTGTGGCCGCCATCGAAACGGGTGATGCTACCTTGGCCCGCAACACCATACGCGACCACATGGACCAGGCCGCCGACAATCTGGTGGCCTGA
- a CDS encoding transketolase family protein yields MSTTTAPKLKTSAMIASFADPGQKTVSAPFGHALVKAAQENDKIVGLTADLGKYTDMHVFAQAYPERFFQMGMAEQLLFGAAAGMAETGLVPFASTYSVFAARRAYDFLCLDSAEPNLNVNIVGGLPGLTTGYGPSHQATEDMAIFRGMPNLTIVDPCDSVDIEQAVPQLAASDGPTYLRLLRGNVPTVLDEYDYTFELGKAKVLRGGNDVVFISSGLMTMRALQAAKALAAHNVDVAVVHAPTVKPFDTATVLAELNTDRLAVTLENHSIVGGLFETVASAVVTAGLGKRVVPVALPDAFLDAGALPTLHERYGLSVQRIVARVLAELG; encoded by the coding sequence ATGAGCACCACCACCGCACCCAAGCTGAAGACCTCGGCCATGATCGCTTCCTTCGCTGATCCCGGCCAGAAAACCGTGTCCGCCCCGTTCGGGCACGCCCTGGTAAAGGCCGCGCAGGAGAACGACAAAATCGTCGGCCTGACCGCGGACCTGGGCAAGTACACGGACATGCACGTCTTCGCCCAGGCCTACCCGGAACGGTTCTTCCAAATGGGCATGGCAGAGCAGCTGCTCTTCGGGGCCGCGGCAGGGATGGCGGAAACCGGGCTCGTGCCGTTCGCCTCCACGTATTCGGTGTTCGCGGCCCGCCGGGCTTACGACTTCCTTTGCCTGGACAGCGCCGAACCCAATCTCAACGTCAACATCGTCGGCGGCCTGCCCGGCCTGACCACCGGTTACGGGCCCAGCCACCAGGCCACGGAGGACATGGCGATCTTCCGTGGCATGCCGAACCTGACGATCGTGGACCCCTGTGACTCAGTGGACATCGAGCAGGCGGTCCCCCAGCTCGCGGCCAGCGACGGGCCCACCTACCTGCGCCTGCTGCGCGGCAACGTGCCCACCGTCCTCGACGAATACGACTACACCTTCGAACTGGGCAAGGCCAAAGTACTGCGCGGAGGCAACGACGTCGTCTTTATCTCCAGTGGGCTGATGACCATGCGGGCGCTCCAGGCCGCCAAGGCCCTGGCCGCCCACAACGTCGACGTCGCCGTCGTCCACGCCCCCACCGTCAAGCCGTTCGATACCGCCACTGTTTTAGCGGAGCTGAACACCGACCGGCTGGCGGTCACGCTCGAGAACCACAGCATCGTCGGAGGCTTGTTCGAAACCGTCGCCTCCGCCGTCGTGACGGCAGGCCTGGGCAAACGGGTCGTGCCGGTGGCACTCCCGGACGCGTTCCTCGACGCCGGCGCCCTGCCCACCCTGCACGAGAGGTATGGACTCTCCGTGCAACGGATCGTCGCGAGGGTTCTGGCGGAACTCGGCTGA
- a CDS encoding transketolase: MTATQESMTSTTERVADVSAAAYRIRHHALTMGEVQGQGYVGQALGAADMLATVYADQLRFRAADPEWEERDRFLLSTGHYAIGHYAALAEAGVIPVDELDTYGSDDSRLPMSGMSTYTPGMEISGGSLGHGLSIAVGMALGLRHQGSAARIYNFLSDGELDEGSTWEAAMGGHHHQLGNLTAMVDINALQADGKTDTVLRTEPVTEKWEAFGWYTQRVDGNDVGALLEAFDNAAAQAAAVGRPSVILCDTKVGRGVPLLEDREKAHFMRIEEHEWQLCREQLTAGYEDKASR, from the coding sequence ATGACCGCCACACAGGAATCCATGACCAGCACCACAGAACGCGTTGCCGATGTCTCAGCCGCGGCCTACCGGATACGGCACCACGCCCTGACCATGGGCGAGGTCCAGGGCCAGGGCTATGTTGGCCAGGCACTGGGTGCGGCGGACATGCTGGCCACGGTGTACGCCGACCAGCTCCGGTTCCGGGCCGCCGACCCCGAATGGGAAGAGCGGGACCGGTTCCTGCTCTCCACCGGCCACTACGCCATCGGGCACTACGCGGCACTGGCCGAGGCAGGGGTCATCCCGGTCGACGAGCTGGACACTTACGGCTCGGATGATTCCCGGTTGCCGATGTCCGGGATGTCCACCTACACCCCCGGCATGGAGATCTCCGGCGGGTCCCTGGGCCACGGGCTCTCCATCGCCGTCGGCATGGCCCTCGGCCTGAGGCACCAGGGCTCCGCCGCGAGAATCTACAACTTCCTCTCCGACGGCGAGCTGGACGAGGGCTCCACCTGGGAGGCCGCCATGGGCGGGCACCACCACCAGCTGGGCAACCTGACCGCCATGGTGGACATCAACGCCCTGCAGGCCGACGGCAAGACCGACACGGTGCTCCGCACCGAACCCGTCACTGAAAAGTGGGAAGCCTTCGGCTGGTACACCCAGCGGGTGGACGGCAACGACGTCGGCGCGCTGCTGGAAGCCTTCGACAACGCAGCCGCCCAGGCTGCCGCCGTCGGACGTCCGTCCGTCATCCTGTGCGACACCAAGGTGGGCCGCGGCGTACCGCTGCTGGAGGACCGCGAAAAAGCGCACTTCATGCGCATCGAGGAACACGAATGGCAGCTCTGCCGCGAGCAACTGACCGCCGGATACGAAGATAAGGCAAGCCGATGA
- a CDS encoding MFS transporter: MSKEALTMRGPVHGTKDAKRVAIGSGVGAVIETYDFIGFGTAAALYFGTAFFPTGDPVTGTLAAFATLGVGFAARPIGGIIGGHLGDKLGRKPVLVASLILMGVATFLIGLLPTYSQVGLLAPALLVFVRIVQGLAFGAEWGGAILMSYEHAPWKSKGRYTGIVQAGFPVGLLLANLVFLVSVNLGGELAWRVPFLASIVLVAVGLIIRSKVPESPVFEEVKDSGTIVKSPIIEVIKTDWRSIVKGIGLRIAETAGYAVSITYMISYLHTQQLADKTQTLMALCIASAIGIFATMAWARLTDRIGRRPLYIWSCAFALLFAIPMFLMVNTGLFVLVIATLVISYAVCQNSLAGAQGAWFPELFQAKTRASGASLAYQISAMVSGFTPFITTLLFVSFGWMGPALLFGLYAAIGLLSAVSTRETWGKRERQLAEETTNSTPQTVTV, from the coding sequence ATGAGCAAAGAAGCTCTCACCATGCGGGGCCCGGTCCACGGCACCAAGGATGCAAAGCGGGTCGCCATCGGCTCCGGCGTCGGCGCGGTGATCGAGACCTACGACTTTATCGGTTTCGGCACAGCGGCGGCCTTGTACTTCGGCACGGCCTTCTTCCCCACGGGCGATCCGGTGACCGGAACCCTCGCCGCCTTTGCAACCCTGGGCGTCGGCTTCGCGGCCCGTCCCATCGGCGGCATCATCGGCGGCCACCTCGGCGACAAGCTCGGCCGCAAACCGGTCCTCGTCGCCTCCCTGATCCTGATGGGCGTTGCAACCTTCCTTATCGGCCTGCTCCCCACGTACAGCCAGGTCGGTTTGCTGGCGCCGGCGCTGTTGGTCTTTGTCCGCATTGTCCAGGGCCTCGCCTTCGGTGCGGAATGGGGCGGCGCCATCCTGATGAGCTACGAGCACGCCCCGTGGAAATCCAAGGGCAGGTACACCGGGATTGTTCAGGCCGGCTTCCCGGTGGGCCTGCTGCTGGCCAACCTTGTATTCCTGGTCAGCGTGAACCTGGGCGGCGAACTCGCCTGGCGCGTTCCCTTCCTCGCGAGCATCGTGCTCGTCGCAGTCGGACTGATCATCCGCTCCAAAGTCCCGGAATCCCCCGTTTTCGAGGAAGTCAAGGACAGCGGCACCATCGTCAAGTCCCCGATCATCGAGGTCATCAAGACCGATTGGCGCAGCATCGTCAAGGGAATCGGCCTCCGCATCGCCGAGACTGCAGGCTACGCCGTGTCCATCACCTACATGATTTCCTACCTCCACACGCAGCAGCTGGCGGACAAGACCCAGACCCTGATGGCGCTCTGCATCGCCTCCGCCATCGGCATCTTCGCCACGATGGCCTGGGCACGCCTGACGGACAGGATCGGCCGGCGCCCGCTCTACATCTGGTCCTGCGCGTTCGCCCTGCTGTTCGCCATCCCCATGTTCCTGATGGTCAACACGGGCCTGTTCGTTTTGGTCATCGCCACCCTGGTGATCTCCTACGCCGTTTGCCAGAACTCCCTGGCCGGCGCCCAAGGCGCCTGGTTCCCGGAGTTGTTCCAGGCCAAGACCCGCGCGTCGGGGGCCTCGCTTGCCTACCAGATTTCGGCCATGGTCTCCGGCTTCACGCCCTTCATCACCACCCTGCTGTTCGTCAGCTTCGGCTGGATGGGCCCGGCACTGCTCTTCGGCCTCTACGCCGCCATCGGCCTCCTGTCTGCCGTCTCGACCCGCGAAACGTGGGGCAAGCGCGAACGCCAGCTCGCCGAAGAAACCACCAACAGCACCCCCCAGACGGTGACCGTCTAA
- a CDS encoding sugar phosphate isomerase/epimerase family protein, which produces MFNSRLGCSSISFRHQDLPTALRTMTEQGFEEIDLGALPGVCDHVPYDLSPEAVASVAADVAASGLRVRSVNGDVGNLNTVLDAGGEAARRRHLEALLTLTANTGARALVLPCGALGHEPVRSLEEDLDTIAAELIRAGERAAEFGVELWTESLHFLRFCWNLERAELLAQRVAGTGVGIVMDFSHIVAAGEDPLEYLRRHEGRISHVHLRDAVPGNINLSIGNGQADFAAGLRALAAQGYTGHFSLELETRDLEHEERPAAAAKAASFITDLI; this is translated from the coding sequence ATGTTCAACTCCCGACTCGGCTGTTCATCCATCAGCTTCCGCCACCAGGATCTGCCGACAGCTCTCCGGACGATGACGGAACAGGGGTTCGAGGAGATCGACCTCGGCGCTCTCCCCGGCGTCTGCGATCACGTGCCCTATGACCTGAGTCCGGAGGCCGTCGCCTCCGTCGCGGCCGACGTCGCAGCTTCGGGGCTTCGCGTCCGTTCGGTCAACGGGGACGTTGGAAACCTCAACACCGTGCTCGACGCCGGCGGGGAGGCGGCCCGACGACGGCACCTCGAAGCGCTCCTTACCCTCACGGCCAACACGGGTGCCCGGGCGCTGGTTCTTCCCTGCGGGGCCCTGGGCCACGAACCCGTCCGCAGCCTCGAGGAGGACCTGGACACAATCGCGGCCGAGCTGATCCGCGCGGGGGAGCGCGCAGCGGAGTTCGGCGTCGAACTCTGGACCGAGTCCCTGCACTTTCTTCGATTCTGCTGGAACCTCGAACGCGCCGAACTGCTGGCCCAACGTGTGGCGGGAACCGGCGTCGGCATTGTGATGGACTTCAGCCACATCGTCGCCGCCGGCGAGGACCCACTCGAGTACCTCCGTCGCCACGAGGGCCGGATCTCCCACGTGCACCTGCGCGACGCCGTGCCCGGGAACATCAACCTCAGCATCGGCAACGGCCAGGCGGACTTTGCCGCAGGCCTCCGGGCTCTCGCCGCGCAGGGCTACACCGGACATTTCTCACTCGAGCTCGAAACCAGGGACCTCGAGCACGAGGAACGGCCTGCCGCGGCCGCCAAAGCGGCTAGCTTTATCACCGACCTCATCTAA
- a CDS encoding SDR family NAD(P)-dependent oxidoreductase has product MSTTIQRTAVLTGATSDRGIGITTARRYASQGWAVVILDLDGEKSAKVAAEIGNDFNVPAFGHEVDVASEESVNAAYRAVAAEVRSGNLPPVGALANIAGITSPVPFLETTLDLWNKVMAVNSTGTYLVTKAFLPDMIASGWGRIVNMSSVSAQRGGGVFGKVPYSAAKAAILGFTKALAREVGSTGVTVNAITPGAVDTNIRVGSTEEQEAAINAGIPVGRNASTEEIAAVITFLSSEESAYLTGTTIDINGGSHIH; this is encoded by the coding sequence ATGAGCACCACCATCCAGCGCACAGCCGTCCTGACCGGAGCCACCTCGGACCGGGGAATCGGCATAACCACCGCACGCCGCTATGCCAGCCAGGGCTGGGCCGTCGTCATCCTTGACCTCGACGGCGAGAAGTCAGCCAAGGTCGCCGCGGAGATCGGCAACGACTTCAATGTGCCCGCGTTCGGCCACGAGGTCGACGTCGCCAGCGAGGAATCCGTCAACGCCGCCTACCGCGCCGTGGCGGCGGAAGTCCGCTCCGGCAACCTGCCCCCGGTCGGAGCGCTGGCCAACATCGCCGGTATCACCTCTCCGGTGCCGTTCCTGGAAACCACCCTCGATCTGTGGAACAAGGTCATGGCGGTCAACTCCACCGGTACGTACCTCGTAACGAAGGCCTTCCTGCCGGACATGATCGCCAGCGGCTGGGGCCGTATCGTGAATATGTCTTCGGTTTCCGCCCAGCGCGGCGGCGGCGTCTTCGGCAAGGTCCCGTACTCCGCTGCCAAGGCGGCCATCCTCGGCTTCACCAAGGCCCTGGCCCGGGAGGTCGGCAGCACGGGAGTCACCGTTAACGCCATCACGCCCGGCGCGGTGGATACCAACATCCGGGTCGGCAGCACGGAGGAGCAGGAAGCGGCCATCAACGCCGGCATCCCCGTGGGCCGCAACGCCAGCACCGAGGAAATCGCGGCCGTCATCACGTTCCTGTCCTCCGAGGAATCCGCCTACCTCACCGGAACCACCATCGACATCAACGGCGGCAGCCACATCCACTAG
- a CDS encoding glycerate kinase, translating to MQNLSAPKSVRTLIAPDKFKGSLTASEVAEALAAGLRSAVGSTGRAGAVHCELLPLADGGDGSVDAAVASGFSRRSCTVAGPTGQPVPASIAFDGVTAVVEVANSCGLGLLPDGKLEPLDACSRGFGEAVLFALSLKPARIVLALGGSASTDGGMGMLTALGYTFRDAAGRPLSGSGRALARIHAIDRSPLSGLAGTELIVASDVHTPLLGSQGAAAVFGPQKGASAEDIAALDDGLKHLVTTMTEAGFADAASLAGQRGAGSAGGIGFACLLLGAKQVSGADYFLDLLDFNARKDSCDVIITGEGSIDEQTLAGKLPAAVARRSGQRPIIAVAGRSLLPRERWSEMPLIRVYTLAEYTDEDSSKDPELSARLLRRIGQDIGASLL from the coding sequence ATGCAGAACCTGTCGGCGCCGAAGTCCGTGCGCACCCTGATCGCCCCGGATAAGTTCAAGGGCAGCCTCACCGCTAGCGAGGTCGCGGAAGCCCTGGCAGCAGGGCTCCGGTCGGCAGTTGGTTCCACCGGCAGGGCCGGAGCGGTCCACTGCGAACTGCTCCCCCTCGCGGACGGGGGTGACGGCAGCGTCGATGCCGCCGTCGCCTCCGGTTTCAGCCGGCGCAGCTGCACAGTAGCCGGCCCCACCGGCCAGCCCGTCCCAGCCAGCATCGCCTTCGACGGCGTCACCGCCGTCGTCGAGGTAGCCAACAGCTGCGGCCTCGGACTCCTGCCGGACGGAAAGCTGGAGCCGCTGGACGCCTGCAGCCGCGGCTTTGGTGAAGCCGTCCTGTTCGCCCTCAGCCTGAAGCCGGCACGGATCGTCCTGGCCCTGGGTGGAAGCGCCAGCACCGACGGCGGCATGGGAATGCTCACGGCGCTGGGCTATACGTTCCGGGACGCCGCCGGCCGCCCGCTTTCCGGCAGCGGCCGGGCCCTGGCCCGGATCCACGCCATTGACCGCTCCCCGCTCAGTGGACTGGCCGGCACCGAGCTGATCGTCGCCAGCGACGTCCACACCCCGCTGCTTGGCAGCCAGGGAGCCGCCGCGGTCTTCGGACCCCAGAAGGGTGCCTCAGCGGAGGACATCGCCGCCCTGGACGACGGCCTGAAGCATCTCGTGACCACAATGACGGAGGCCGGGTTCGCCGACGCCGCGTCGCTGGCCGGGCAGCGCGGCGCCGGCAGCGCCGGAGGGATCGGCTTCGCCTGCCTTCTCCTCGGGGCGAAACAGGTCTCCGGGGCCGACTACTTCCTGGACCTCCTGGACTTCAACGCCCGCAAGGACAGCTGCGACGTCATCATCACCGGAGAGGGCAGCATCGACGAACAAACCCTCGCCGGAAAACTGCCCGCGGCCGTTGCACGCAGGTCAGGACAACGCCCCATCATCGCGGTGGCCGGCCGCTCGCTGCTCCCGAGGGAACGGTGGTCCGAAATGCCGCTGATCCGGGTGTACACCCTGGCTGAGTATACGGACGAGGACTCGTCGAAGGATCCGGAGCTCTCGGCCCGGCTGCTCCGCAGAATCGGCCAGGACATCGGCGCAAGCCTGCTGTAA
- the dctA gene encoding C4-dicarboxylate transporter DctA, with product MEHITTAGPATPAPKTRWYKQLYFWVLTAILIGILVGWLAPTVGIAMEPIGTTFVNSMKMLIGPIVFLTIVGGIASVADLKKVGMTGLKALTYFQVGTIFAMIFGLVAINIFRLGDGVNADAGSIKTSESAAKLIDAGAHQEWWQFLTHIIPNSIVGPFVEGDILQIIFIAVVFGIALNAMGKVGAPVLDGVQRLTGVMFKILSFIMKAAPIGAFGAMAFAVGKYGVSSLTSMGGLIALFYITSILFVVVVLGSVMAFLKLNIFKMIRHLKEEYMIILGTSTAEPALPGLMRKLEHAGVKKETVGLVVPTGYSFNLDGAAIYLSLAALYIAQATNTDLTIGQQLGLLAVMLLTSKGAAGVAGGGFIALTATLTTIGTIPAAGIMLIFGIDKFMSECRALVNFTGNAVATLFIAWWDRTLDSDRARRVFNGETVEPMPSEDPIHLEDVTDIDDDLAGYGHHAPKTTGAAHRDPADHAPSSRRPAYSETV from the coding sequence ATGGAACACATCACCACCGCGGGCCCGGCTACACCGGCCCCCAAGACACGTTGGTACAAGCAGCTGTACTTCTGGGTACTGACCGCCATTCTGATAGGAATCCTGGTCGGCTGGCTCGCACCGACCGTGGGCATCGCCATGGAACCCATCGGCACCACCTTCGTCAACTCGATGAAGATGCTCATCGGACCGATCGTGTTCCTGACCATCGTCGGCGGCATTGCCAGCGTCGCCGACCTCAAAAAGGTCGGCATGACCGGCCTCAAGGCCCTGACGTACTTTCAGGTCGGCACCATTTTCGCCATGATCTTCGGCCTGGTCGCCATCAACATCTTCCGCCTCGGCGACGGCGTCAACGCTGACGCCGGCTCCATCAAGACCTCCGAATCAGCGGCCAAGCTCATCGACGCCGGCGCCCACCAGGAATGGTGGCAGTTCCTCACCCACATCATCCCCAACAGCATCGTCGGGCCCTTCGTTGAAGGCGACATCCTCCAGATCATCTTCATCGCCGTGGTTTTCGGCATCGCCCTGAACGCCATGGGCAAGGTCGGGGCGCCCGTCCTTGACGGCGTGCAGCGCCTGACCGGCGTGATGTTCAAGATCCTCAGCTTCATCATGAAGGCCGCCCCGATCGGCGCCTTCGGCGCGATGGCATTCGCCGTCGGTAAATACGGCGTCTCCTCCCTCACCAGCATGGGCGGACTGATCGCCCTCTTCTACATCACCTCCATCCTCTTCGTCGTCGTGGTCCTCGGATCCGTCATGGCCTTCCTGAAGCTGAACATCTTCAAGATGATCCGCCACCTCAAAGAGGAATACATGATCATCCTGGGCACCTCCACGGCCGAGCCGGCCCTGCCGGGCCTGATGCGCAAGCTTGAGCACGCCGGCGTGAAGAAGGAAACCGTCGGCCTCGTCGTCCCCACCGGTTACAGCTTCAACCTCGACGGCGCAGCAATCTACCTCTCCCTGGCCGCCCTCTACATCGCCCAGGCCACCAACACCGACCTGACCATTGGCCAGCAGCTGGGCCTGCTCGCGGTCATGCTGCTAACTTCCAAGGGCGCCGCGGGCGTCGCCGGCGGCGGCTTCATCGCCCTGACCGCCACCCTGACAACCATCGGAACCATCCCAGCTGCCGGCATCATGCTCATCTTCGGCATCGACAAGTTCATGTCGGAGTGCCGGGCCCTGGTGAACTTCACCGGCAACGCCGTTGCCACCCTGTTCATCGCCTGGTGGGACCGCACCCTCGACTCGGACCGCGCCCGCCGCGTCTTCAACGGCGAAACCGTCGAGCCCATGCCCAGCGAGGACCCGATCCACCTCGAGGACGTCACCGACATCGACGACGACCTGGCCGGCTACGGCCACCACGCCCCCAAGACAACCGGTGCCGCGCACCGGGATCCCGCCGATCATGCCCCCTCCAGCCGCCGCCCCGCCTACTCGGAGACCGTCTGA
- a CDS encoding tartrate dehydrogenase codes for MSATQKFTIASIPADGVGKEVVSAGRRVLDALAENSAGKFAFDWTEFPWGCGYFEKTGQMMDPKGLETLKDFDAIYFGAVGWENVPDHISLWGLRLNITQNFDQWANIRPVKFLPGIQSPLRKADHTELDWVVVRENSEGEYAGLGGRNLSGRGPGNEVALQTALFTEKGCERIMRFAFDLARTRTVKKVSSVTKSNAQQYGMVLWDETFQRVALDYPDVQTESVLVDAMSAKFILKPEDLSVVVASNLNADILSDLGSALAGSLGLAASANLNPERRFPSMFEPVHGSAPDIAGKGISNPIGAIASAALMLDHFGLHEEARRVEAAIEQTTGAGYLTRDVGGEASTEDVTEAIIKALTHTLAAV; via the coding sequence ATGAGCGCCACCCAGAAATTCACCATCGCATCAATCCCCGCCGACGGCGTCGGCAAGGAAGTCGTCTCGGCCGGCCGCCGCGTCCTGGACGCCCTGGCGGAGAACTCCGCCGGGAAGTTTGCCTTTGACTGGACCGAGTTCCCGTGGGGCTGCGGCTACTTCGAAAAGACCGGCCAGATGATGGACCCCAAGGGGCTGGAAACGCTGAAGGACTTCGACGCCATTTACTTCGGTGCCGTGGGCTGGGAAAACGTTCCAGACCACATCAGCCTCTGGGGACTGCGCCTGAACATCACGCAGAACTTCGACCAGTGGGCGAACATCCGCCCGGTGAAGTTCCTCCCCGGCATCCAGTCCCCGCTGCGGAAGGCCGATCACACCGAACTCGACTGGGTCGTCGTCCGCGAAAACAGCGAAGGCGAATACGCCGGCCTCGGCGGCCGCAACCTGAGCGGCCGCGGCCCTGGCAACGAAGTGGCCCTGCAGACCGCACTGTTCACCGAGAAGGGCTGCGAGCGCATCATGCGCTTCGCCTTCGACCTGGCCCGGACCCGCACGGTGAAAAAGGTCTCCTCGGTCACCAAGTCCAACGCCCAGCAGTACGGCATGGTCCTCTGGGACGAAACCTTCCAGCGCGTGGCCCTGGACTACCCGGACGTCCAGACCGAAAGCGTCCTCGTGGACGCGATGAGCGCCAAGTTCATCCTCAAGCCGGAGGACCTCTCCGTCGTCGTGGCCTCAAACCTCAACGCCGACATCCTCTCGGACCTCGGCTCGGCCCTGGCCGGGAGCCTGGGCCTGGCGGCCAGTGCAAACCTGAACCCGGAGCGCCGCTTCCCTTCAATGTTCGAACCGGTCCACGGCTCGGCCCCGGACATCGCAGGTAAGGGCATCAGCAACCCGATCGGCGCCATCGCAAGCGCCGCCCTGATGCTGGACCACTTCGGCCTGCATGAGGAAGCCCGCCGGGTCGAAGCCGCCATCGAGCAGACCACCGGAGCCGGGTACCTGACCCGCGACGTCGGGGGAGAAGCCAGCACCGAGGACGTCACCGAGGCCATCATCAAGGCGCTGACCCACACCCTGGCAGCCGTCTAG
- a CDS encoding LysR family transcriptional regulator, whose protein sequence is MDTRKLKYFLAVVDHDGFNRAAEHLLIAQPSLSQTIAGLEKDLGVPLFHRIGRRAVLSEAGKELVGPARLVMRDLDAAQSAVQALRGVRSGRLDIITMPSPGIEPLTSMIAAFTELHPSVRLNVGAAFTPEEVIESVRTGSSEIGLAGSSTPIRVPGVHVLDLERQPLILIVNPQADTFSPGAAIQREDLGGHRLIASQRGSLMRWLVDDALARGVNTEIVVEVAHRTSILPLVLAGVGHAVMPSSWAPTAHKAGLRTLLIEPVSHLNVAILSRKDGLTPAATAFLQVAEQHTPGQPHPLLQ, encoded by the coding sequence GTGGACACGCGGAAGCTGAAGTATTTTCTCGCCGTCGTCGACCATGACGGCTTCAACCGCGCGGCAGAACACCTGCTCATCGCCCAACCCTCCCTCTCCCAGACCATCGCCGGCCTGGAGAAGGACCTCGGCGTGCCGCTCTTCCACCGCATCGGCCGCCGGGCAGTTCTCAGCGAAGCCGGCAAGGAACTGGTCGGGCCGGCACGCTTGGTGATGCGGGACCTCGATGCTGCCCAGTCGGCAGTTCAGGCACTTCGGGGTGTCCGCAGTGGCCGGCTGGACATCATCACCATGCCCTCCCCCGGGATCGAACCGCTGACATCCATGATCGCGGCCTTCACCGAACTGCACCCCTCCGTACGGCTCAACGTTGGGGCGGCGTTCACCCCGGAGGAAGTCATCGAATCCGTGCGCACCGGCAGCTCCGAGATCGGCTTGGCCGGATCCTCCACTCCCATCCGCGTGCCGGGGGTCCACGTTCTCGACCTGGAGCGCCAGCCGCTGATCCTCATCGTCAATCCGCAGGCAGACACGTTCAGTCCCGGAGCGGCCATTCAGCGGGAGGACCTGGGCGGGCACCGGCTGATCGCCAGCCAGCGCGGATCCCTGATGCGCTGGCTGGTCGACGACGCGCTGGCACGCGGCGTCAATACCGAAATCGTGGTGGAAGTCGCGCACCGGACCTCCATCCTGCCGCTGGTTCTGGCCGGGGTAGGCCACGCGGTGATGCCCTCCTCCTGGGCGCCGACGGCGCACAAGGCCGGGCTACGAACGCTCCTGATCGAACCCGTGTCGCATCTGAACGTTGCGATCCTGAGCCGGAAGGACGGCCTGACTCCGGCCGCCACCGCGTTCCTGCAGGTGGCGGAGCAGCACACCCCGGGCCAGCCTCATCCATTGCTCCAATAA